The following coding sequences are from one Eucalyptus grandis isolate ANBG69807.140 chromosome 11, ASM1654582v1, whole genome shotgun sequence window:
- the LOC104426745 gene encoding uncharacterized protein LOC104426745 isoform X2: protein MDTLFAKPSIKIPVELRHTQPIKPSFNPGSFHTDLNHSHKRNICSRVSTCAWHIGHNGSGIFFSKDYPSNLRRKMANELRVPEIEKTRKYLGIPSYWGVSKQQISA from the exons ATGGATACGTTATTTGCAAAGCCATCAATCAAAATCCCGGTAGAATTGCGACACACACAGCCGATTAAACCTTCTTTTAACCCAG GATCATTTCACACCGATCTCAACCATTCGCATAAAAGGAATATATGTTCCAGGGTTTCGACATGTGCTTGGCACATTGGACACAATGGATCGG GTATATTCTTCAGCAAGGACTACCCAAGCAatttaagaagaaagatggcCAACGAGCTGAGAGTTCCGGAGATAGAAAAGACAAGGAAATACCTTGGTATCCCCTCATATTGGGGAGTATCCAAGCAGCAAATATCTGCTTGA
- the LOC104426744 gene encoding LOW QUALITY PROTEIN: putative indole-3-acetic acid-amido synthetase GH3.9 (The sequence of the model RefSeq protein was modified relative to this genomic sequence to represent the inferred CDS: inserted 1 base in 1 codon) — MDGKKLEYKGEAALKEIERLTSEADIVQQNILKEILVQNQKTEYLSKYSRGSALDACEFKKLVPVITYKAIQPYIERIAHGEDSSLITGKPITEMLCSSGTSAGEPKMMPSIEEDIDRRTFLYNLIMPIMSQYLTGLDEGKAMYLYFVKAERSTPCGLPARSVLTSYYKSKRFKFRAPDAYNDCTSPYAAILCDDGEQSMYCQLLSGLVHRHQVLRLGAVFASAFLRAISFLERNWGRMCDDIAVGCLDPFITDPECRSSMSSILLPPNPTLAAEIQELCSSPSWKGILCRLWPRAKYIEAVVTGSMAQYIPALEYYSEGKLPPVCTMYASSECYFGVNLRPLCDPHDVAFTLLPNMGYFEFIPLGGNGTLVMEIDEDEEVSGRRLVDLVNVRVGCYYELVVTTFAGLYRYRIGDVLQVTGFHNRAPQFRFICRRNVVLSIDNDKTNEEDLHKSITAGKKLLEPLDAFLVEYTSRVDTSSVPGHYVLYWEIKHHPRSPPSASSNNSGANKLALDGRVLEECCIVVEEXLDYVYRRCRTNDRSVGPLEIRVVNPGTFELLMDFFISQGGSINQYKTPRCIKSSAALELLDGNVEASFFSPRDPTWRP, encoded by the exons ATGGATGGCAAGAAACTGGAGTACAAAGGAGAGGCTGCACTGAAAGAGATAGAGAGGCTCACATCTGAGGCTGACATTGTCCAGCAAAACATCCTGAAGGAGATCTTAGTGCAAAACCAGAAAACCGAGTACTTGAGCAAGTACTCGAGAGGGTCAGCCCTGGACGCTTGCGAGTTCAAGAAACTGGTCCCCGTGATCACTTACAAGGCCATTCAACCTTACATTGAAAGAATTGCTCATGGTGAAGATTCGTCTCTGATTACAGGAAAACCCATCACTGAAATGTTATGCAG CTCGGGGACTTCTGCTGGAGAGCCCAAGATGATGCCATCGATTGAGGAGGACATTGACCGAAGAACCTTTCTTTATAATCTCATCATGCCCATTATGAGCCA gtaTCTTACGGGGCTCGACGAGGGCAAGGCCATGTACTTGTACTTCGTCAAGGCAGAAAGGTCCACCCCATGCGGCTTGCCTGCCCGGTCCGTGCTGACGAGCTACTACAAGAGCAAGCGCTTCAAGTTCCGGGCCCCCGATGCGTACAATGACTGCACGAGCCCATATGCAGCCATCCTGTGTGACGACGGCGAGCAGAGCATGTATTGCCAGCTCCTGTCAGGTCTTGTCCACCGGCACCAGGTCCTGCGGCTCGGCGCGGTCTTTGCTTCCGCGTTCCTTCGTGCCATATCGTTCCTCGAGCGCAACTGGGGCCGCATGTGCGACGACATAGCCGTCGGCTGCCTAGACCCCTTCATCACTGATCCCGAGTGCCGATCCTCCATGTCGAGCATACTACTGCCACCGAACCCCACCCTCGCGGCTGAGATCCAGGAACTCTGCAGCTCTCCATCGTGGAAGGGGATATTGTGCCGGCTTTGGCCAAGGGCGAAGTACATTGAGGCCGTCGTGACAGGGTCGATGGCGCAGTACATACCGGCCCTCGAGTACTACAGTGAGGGGAAGCTGCCGCCGGTGTGCACAATGTACGCCTCGTCGGAGTGCTACTTCGGGGTCAACCTGAGGCCGCTGTGCGACCCACACGACGTCGCGTTCACACTGCTGCCCAACATGGGCTACTTCGAGTTCATACCCCTGGGAGGGAACGGGACGCTGGTGATGGAAATCGACGAGGACGAGGAAGTGTCCGGTCGCAGGCTCGTGGACTTGGTCAATGTCCGGGTCGGGTGCTATTACGAGCTCGTGGTCACTACATTTGCTG GGCTCTACCGGTATCGGATTGGAGATGTGCTCCAGGTAACAGGCTTTCACAATCGCGCACCACAATTCCGATTCATTTGCCGGAGGAATGTCGTCCTCAGCATCGACAATGACAAGACGAATGAGGAAGATCTCCACAAGAGCATCACAGCGGGTAAAAAACTGCTAGAGCCCCTCGACGCCTTCCTTGTGGAGTACACAAGCCGAGTGGACACTTCATCCGTCCCAGGGCACTATGTCCTCTACTGGGAAATCAAGCATCATCCCAGGTCGCCGCCGTCGGCATCGTCAAACAATTCAGGGGCAAACAAGCTGGCCCTCGATGGTCGCGTGCTTGAGGAGTGCTGCATCGTCGTGGAAG AGCTGGACTACGTCTACAGGCGGTGCCGCACCAATGACAGATCGGTTGGGCCGCTCGAGATTAGGGTCGTGAATCCTGGGACGTTTGAGTTATTGATGGACTTCTTCATAAGCCAAGGAGGGTCCATTAATCAGTACAAGACTCCTAGGTGCATAAAGTCCAGTGCTGCCCTCGAGTTGCTTGATGGTAATGTGGAGGCCTCTTTTTTCAGCCCTAGAGATCCAACCTGGAGACCTTGA
- the LOC104426745 gene encoding uncharacterized protein LOC104426745 isoform X1: protein MDTLFAKPSIKIPVELRHTQPIKPSFNPAKFMSICNPKSTMGFGSGCVLLKTSTGSFHTDLNHSHKRNICSRVSTCAWHIGHNGSGIFFSKDYPSNLRRKMANELRVPEIEKTRKYLGIPSYWGVSKQQISA, encoded by the exons ATGGATACGTTATTTGCAAAGCCATCAATCAAAATCCCGGTAGAATTGCGACACACACAGCCGATTAAACCTTCTTTTAACCCAG CAAAGTTTATGAGCATTTGTAACCCTAAATCCACCATGGGCTTCGGATCTGGATGTGTCCTTTTGAAGACAAG TACAGGATCATTTCACACCGATCTCAACCATTCGCATAAAAGGAATATATGTTCCAGGGTTTCGACATGTGCTTGGCACATTGGACACAATGGATCGG GTATATTCTTCAGCAAGGACTACCCAAGCAatttaagaagaaagatggcCAACGAGCTGAGAGTTCCGGAGATAGAAAAGACAAGGAAATACCTTGGTATCCCCTCATATTGGGGAGTATCCAAGCAGCAAATATCTGCTTGA